CCACCAAGTCACGTCCCGGCCAGCCCTGCTTCGCGATGACCTCCTTGAGCCAGGAGGTGTTGCGCGCGTCGATTTCCGCCATCCGTGCCTTGGCGGCCTCATCCGTGAAGTTCGAGGCGACGAGGGCCCTGCGCACTTCCTGGTCCTCTTCCATGCGCTTGAGCAGCTCGTCGCGCAGCGCGGGGTCCGCCGCCTCGTACTGCTTCGCCTCGGCCGCGACGACGCGCTGCTCCAGCGCCGCGTAGCCCGGCAGGCTCCGGACGCTGGCCAGGTCCTCGTCCTGCTGGAGGTGCTTCGTGTCGAAGAAGCCCTCGTCCACGGCGCGATCCAACCAAGTCAGCGCCTCTTCGTTCTCAGCCACCAGGGCCGCCGCGCAGGCCGCGTTGTAGGCCATGTTCTGACCCCGCACCCCGCCGGCCCAGGCGCTCCGGTACAGGGGAAGGGCGCCCGCGTTGTCCCCCTTCATGCTCAGCCCGTACGCCTCGGCGGCGGCCTTCTTGGCCTCGGGCGTCGCGACGGGCTTGGACGACTCGGGCTTCGCGGCCGTGGCACCCCGAGGAGCAGCGGGCTCCGGGGCGCCACCACCGTGGGCACATGCAACCAGGTTCAGCGCGGCGAGGAGGACGACGATGCGACGCATGATGCTCCAGGGGTGTGGGGATGATTGCGGGCGCTCCCAGCACATCCTGGGAGGTCCTGAGAACGCAGTGTAGGCAATTCTCGAATCCCAGGTCGCCCTGGAGTAGCGGGAGAGGCGGCGCCCCAGGGGGCAGCGCGCTTGCTCCGCGCCCACGCCGGCCTCACAGGACGCGGCCGGCGTCAACGGAACGGGCCACGCACCTCGAAGGTGACGCCATTGCCGTCCGCCCCGCGCTGCGAGCTGAAGTACAGCCGCCGGCCGTCTGG
This genomic window from Myxococcus hansupus contains:
- a CDS encoding DUF6624 domain-containing protein, whose amino-acid sequence is MRRIVVLLAALNLVACAHGGGAPEPAAPRGATAAKPESSKPVATPEAKKAAAEAYGLSMKGDNAGALPLYRSAWAGGVRGQNMAYNAACAAALVAENEEALTWLDRAVDEGFFDTKHLQQDEDLASVRSLPGYAALEQRVVAAEAKQYEAADPALRDELLKRMEEDQEVRRALVASNFTDEAAKARMAEIDARNTSWLKEVIAKQGWPGRDLVGKRATFAAWLLVQHADQDVAFQLGVLPMLEQAVARGEGSAKELAYLTDRVLVNTGKPQRYATQLEEVDGKMVPKALEDPEKVNARRAAVGLDSLEEYLAVVEQMRAARPQP